Proteins co-encoded in one Sander vitreus isolate 19-12246 chromosome 9, sanVit1, whole genome shotgun sequence genomic window:
- the cks2 gene encoding cyclin-dependent kinases regulatory subunit 2: MSKKQIYYSDKYNDEDFEYRHVVLPKQLSKLVPSSHLMTEDEWRGLGVQQSQGWIHYMIHKPEPHILLFRRPLPKD, encoded by the exons atgtcgaaaaaacagATTTACTATTCTGACAAGTATAACGATGAGGACTTCGAGTACAG ACATGTGGTGCTTCCGAAGCAGCTGTCTAAACTGGTGCCCTCCTCCCACCTGATGACAGAAGATGAGTGGAGGGGACTGGGGGTgcaacagagccagggctggATTCACTACATGATCCACAAACCAG AGCCACACATACTGCTTTTCAGAAGACCTCTCCCAAAGGATTAA